In Anopheles gambiae chromosome 2, idAnoGambNW_F1_1, whole genome shotgun sequence, a single window of DNA contains:
- the LOC1275012 gene encoding tetratricopeptide repeat protein 1 — translation MGDKVLPEVSKSDDEQFEDAQSKEDFNERTVDEVIEKVMGLSVRRPPDSDAEEFVDCVNGPEVSQSQKKPTTAGEENESCRQVAGTSEEESPPEDDLIDEDSQRDYECGLSEEELEANKTKADELKQQGNELFKQGEHSRSLDLYTQALRLCPLDRKEARAILYANRAAAKAKLDRKQSALEDCTKALEYNPHYLKALLRRANLYEETDKLDESLEDYRKVLELEPGNGEARSAQVRLPPKIAERNERLKEEMMGKLKDLGNMILRPFGLSTQNFEMKQDPQTGSYSINFNQGGKQ, via the exons ATGGGCGACAAAGTGCTTCCAGAGGTTTCCAAAAGCGACGACGAACAGTTCGAGGATGCACAGAGCAAGGAAGATTTTAACGAGCGAACCGTCGACGAAGTTATCGAAAAGGTGATGGGACTGTCGGTCCGGAGGCCACCCGACTCGGACGCGGAAGAGTTTGTCGACTGCGTGAATGGGCCGGAGGTGTCGCAATCCCAAAAGAAACCGACGACAGCAGGGGAAGAGAATGAATCATGTCGACAGGTAGCGGGAACGTCGGAAGAGGAATCACCACCCGAGGACGATTTAATAGACGAAGACTCCCAGCGGGACTACGAGTGTGGCCTGTCGGAGGAGGAACTGGAGGCGAACAAAACCAAAGCGGACGAGCTGAAGCAGCAGGGCAATGAGCTGTTCAAGCAGGGCGAGCACAGCCGCTCGCTGGACCTGTACACACAAGCACTCCGGCTGTGCCCGCTAGATCGCAAAGAGGCCAGGGCCATCCTGTACGCGAATCGTGCCGCTGCGAAAGCGAAGCTCGACCGCAAACAGTCCGCACTGGAAGATTGCACCAAAGCGCTAGAGTACAATCCCCACTACTTGAAGGCGTTGCTCAG ACGCGCGAACCTGTACGAAGAGACTGACAAGCTGGACGAAAGTTTAGAGGACTATCGGAAGGTGCTGGAGCTGGAGCCGGGCAATGGTGAGGCACGGTCCGCCCAGGTACGGTTGCCGCCGAAGATAGCGGAACGCAACGAGCGGTTGAAAGAGGAAATGATGGGCAAGCTGAAGGATCTGGGCAACATGATACTGCGCCCGTTCGGACTGTCGACGCAAAACTTCGAGATGAAGCAGGACCCCCAGACGGGTTCGTACTCGATCAACTTTAACCAGGGCGGCAAACAATGA
- the LOC1275013 gene encoding persulfide dioxygenase ETHE1, mitochondrial, producing MRQLVISVRRLAAAASAAGTSVLVLPSQQQGTKLAVRTIASSAAAYIKSSTTCPFAQTATLAQGVKMLDSRKPFTEDFFFRQLFDEQSHTYSYLLADITTKEAILIDPVLEQAKRDAQLIKELGFTLKYALNTHMHADHVTGTGFLKQLLPGTVSVISQSSGAKADKHLVDNETVQFGRHELRAMSTPGHTNGCMTFLVEEQGIAFTGDTLLIRGCGRTDFQEGDSRSLYRSVHERIFTLPENFRLFPAHDYKGNMETTVAEEKRYNPRLTKDVEAFVELMNNLNLPYPKMIDKAVPANRECGLFDIPKDA from the exons ATGCGACAGCTCGTCATTAGCGTTCGACGActggcggcagcggcgtcaGCGGCAGGGACGAGTGTGTTGGTGCTACCTAGCCAGCAGCAGGGGACGAAGTTGGCTGTGCGTACGATTGCCAGCAGTGCCGCGGCGTACATAAAGTCGTCAACAACCTGTCCTTTTGCTCAGACCGCAACGTTAGCGCAGGGGGTGAAAATGTTGGATTCACGCAAGCCCTTCACGGAAGATTTCTTCTTCAGACAG CTGTTCGATGAGCAATCCCACACCTATTCGTACCTGTTGGCAGACATCACGACGAAGGAAGCCATCCTGATCGATCCCGTACTAGAGCAGGCGAAACGTGATGCTCAGTTGATCAAGGAGCTTGGATTTACGCTGAAATATGCCC TGAATACTCACATGCACGCCGACCATGTCACCGGCACCGGTTTCCTCAAGCAGCTGCTACCCGGCACGGTAAGCGTCATCTCGCAAAGCAGCGGTGCCAAGGCGGACAAGCATCTAGTGGACAACGAAACGGTCCAGTTCGGGCGGCACGAGCTGCGAGCGATGTCCACGCCCGGCCACACGAACGGTTGCATGACGTTCCTGGTCGAGGAGCAGGGCATTGCGTTTACTGGCGATACGCTGTTGATTCGAGGTTGCGGACGCACCGACTTCCAGGAAGGTGATTCCCGCTCGCTGTATCGTTCCGTGCACGAGCGCATCTTCACACTGCCGGAAAACTTCCGTCTGTTTCCGGCGCACGATTACAA GGGTAACATGGAAACGACGGTTGCAGAAGAGAAGCGGTACAATCCACGGCTTACTAAGGATGTGGAAGCGTTCGTCGAGCTGATGAACAATTTGAACCTGCCTTATCCGAAGATGATTG ACAAAGCTGTCCCGGCGAATCGTGAGTGTGGTTTGTTTGACATTCCGAAGGACGCATAA
- the LOC1275014 gene encoding thioredoxin, mitochondrial, with amino-acid sequence MLRIFRNAILDKRITRKTFSFSAIAAKRYVIKDHYEFDQKVINSDNPVIVNFHAEWCDPCKILTPKMTELLEPSEEIDLAIVDVDDNAELVQTFEVKAVPAILAFRNGVVVDKFIGLVDANMIENLIGKLTKKKAT; translated from the exons ATGCTCCGTATCTTCCGCAATGCCATCCTGGACAAACGCATCACCCGCAAGACGTTCTCCTTCTCAGCCATTGCGGCCAAGCGCTACGTCATAAAGGATCACTACGAGTTCGACCAGAag GTGATAAACAGCGACAACCCGGTGATCGTCAACTTCCACGCCGAATGGTGTGACCCGTGCAAAATACTTACCCCGAAGATGACGGAACtgctggagccgtcggaggaGATCGATCTGGCGATCGTCGATGTGGACGACAATGCGGAGCTGGTGCAGACGTTCGAGGTGAAGGCGGTCCCCGCCATCCTTGCCTTCCGGAACGGTGTGGTGGTGGACAAATTCATCGGCCTGGTGGACGCGAACATGATCGAGAATCTGATTGGCAAGCTGACGAAGAAAAAGGCCACCTAA